Within Mucilaginibacter inviolabilis, the genomic segment GGACGACATTTTGCTTTCGCGGTTAACGGTGATATCGATGGTATTAAAAAAGAATTTCAGCACAAAATGGCGTCGAAGCTCCTCTTTACCCATGAAACAATGATTGTTGCGCAAATGCACACTAATAGCCGATACATCCAGATTGGAGGTATGATTGGGACAAATAACATAGGTACGGCTCCAGTCAATAGGTTCTTCAAATGTAGCGCGGTAAAATATACCCGACGACGCTGAGCTTATAAAGGCAATTATCTGCCTGAGCTTATTAATATACCTGAAGAGTTTAGGCCGTTTAGAAAGCAAAAAAAGCACCGGCCAGAAAAGTATAAAAAAGAACCCTACACTGTACTGGTAAAAATAAGTGTGTATCCTTTTTAATGCTAATTTCATGGCGACCAAAATTAGAAAAAATACTTAATCGCCACAGGCTAAACCATCACTAACTGTTGTTGCCCGTTAAGTTTTTGTTTCATCATGTCATAAACCCTGTCGCGTAACATATCGGCATCGTCAACAGTGAGCGTAGTTGTATCAATGGGTTTATGTACATAAAAATCACAAATACCTGGTTTACTGCCATATTGAAGCCCTGTATCCCAAAGCATTTGCCAGGTATTGGGTGAGGTTACCGCGATAATAGGTATTTTCAATTCAATAGCCAGCCTGAAAGGCCCATTTTTAAACTCCTGTAATTGCGGCGGGTAATCGTCGGCTATTTTACCTTCGGGAAAAATAATCATGGTAATACCGTTCTGTAATTTCTCTGCCGCTTTCTTAAACGCCCGGAATGATGACATTTTACTATCCCGGTTTACCGGAATATCAACCGAACGAAAAAACAAGCCGGTTACCAGTCCATCTTCCAGTTCCTGTTTACCCATAAAGCTGCAATTATTATTCACCAACACACACATGGCTGCAATATCCAGATTAGAGGTATGATTGGCACATACAATATAGGTTTTGCTCCAGTCAACAGGCTCTTCAAACTCAAATCGGTAAAAGAAACCAACCGCAGCCGAACTAATTAAGCCCCAGAACCTTCGCAGCCGGTTCATGCTCCTGTAACGCTCCGGTTTTCTGGAACAATAGTAAAAAAACGGCCAGAATATAAAATAAGATAATGCCACGCTGAGCACATACAGGTAGATATGTACTTTTTTCAATATCATTTTCATCACCATCAAAAATAGAAAAATTCCTTACTTTCGCAACCTATGGAAACTGTTGTTAGTGGCATCCGTTCAACCGGAAATCTGCACTTAGGAAATTACTACGGAGCGCTGCAAAATTTTATCAAAATGCAGTCGGAATATAACTGCTTTTTTTTCATCGCCGATCTGCACTCATTAACTACGCACCCTACCCCGGCCGATTTGCATACCAACGTAAAGCAGGTTTTGGTAGAGTACCTGGCTGCGGGCATCGATCCGGATAAAGCAACGATCTACGTACAATCAGACGTGCCCGAGATTGCCGAATTATATTTATACCTCAACATGAACGCCTATCTGGGCGAGCTGGAACGCGCTACCTCTTTCAAAGATAAAGTACGCGCCAACCCCGATAATGTAAACGCAGGTTTGCTTACATACCCGGTATTAATGGCGGCTGATATTATTATTCATAAAGCTACCAAAGTACCTGTTGGTAAAGATCAGGAACAACACCTGGAAATGGCCCGCACTTTTGGCAACCGTTTTAACAGGCTGTATAACCATGATTACTTCCCCGAGCCTTACGCCTTCAGCTATAGCAACAACCTGGTGAAAATCCCGGGCCTCGACGGCAAGGGAAAAATGGGAAAATCAGAAGGTGAGGGCAATGCCATTTTCCTGAGTGATACTCCGGAGGCTATCCGCAAAAAAGTAATGCGTGCAGTGACTGATGGCGGCCCGACCACAGAAAATCAAACCAAACCGCAAGAGATCCAGAATTTGTTTGATCTGATGAAGGTAGTTTCATCGGCAGATACCCTGGCTCATTTTGATAACCTGTACAATACCTGCAGCATCCGTTACGGCGACCTGAAAAAACAACTTGCCGAAGATATGATCATTGCTACAGCCCCTATCCGCGACCGCATTAATGCTATTGCCAACGATGCCGCCTACCTGAGCAAGGTGGCTCAGCACGGTGCCGATAAAGCCCGCGAAAGCGCTTCAAAAACTATACGTGAGGTAAGGGAAATTATAGGTTTCAGGAAATTTTAATAAGTTCATTGTTGATAGTTCATTGTTCATAGTGTATTTTTAGGGACTAGATTTTGGTGAAGAATAAATGTTCAAAGCTATTTTTCTGCAATTACTATGATCTATGAACCATTATCCATGAACTAAAACCCAACGTATGCACATAGCTATTGTAGGAAACATAGGAGCGGGCAAAACTACCCTCACCGAAATGCTGGCCCGGAACTATGGATGGGAACCGCTGTTTGAAGCCGTTGATAACAATCCCTACCTCGAAGATTTTTACAGCGACATGAAACGCTGGAGCTTTAATCTCCAGATTTATTTCCTGAACAGCCGTTACCGCCAGATAGTTGACATACAAAAAAGCGGCCGCAACATTTTGCAGGATAGAACCATTTATGAGGATGCCTATATTTTTGCCGAAAACCTGCATGATATGGGCCTCATGACCAGTCGCGATTACGAAAACTACCAATCCATTTTTGACAATATAACCGAATACATAAAGCCACCCGATCTGCTGGTTTACCTCAAAGC encodes:
- the trpS gene encoding tryptophan--tRNA ligase, coding for METVVSGIRSTGNLHLGNYYGALQNFIKMQSEYNCFFFIADLHSLTTHPTPADLHTNVKQVLVEYLAAGIDPDKATIYVQSDVPEIAELYLYLNMNAYLGELERATSFKDKVRANPDNVNAGLLTYPVLMAADIIIHKATKVPVGKDQEQHLEMARTFGNRFNRLYNHDYFPEPYAFSYSNNLVKIPGLDGKGKMGKSEGEGNAIFLSDTPEAIRKKVMRAVTDGGPTTENQTKPQEIQNLFDLMKVVSSADTLAHFDNLYNTCSIRYGDLKKQLAEDMIIATAPIRDRINAIANDAAYLSKVAQHGADKARESASKTIREVREIIGFRKF
- a CDS encoding deoxynucleoside kinase, which encodes MHIAIVGNIGAGKTTLTEMLARNYGWEPLFEAVDNNPYLEDFYSDMKRWSFNLQIYFLNSRYRQIVDIQKSGRNILQDRTIYEDAYIFAENLHDMGLMTSRDYENYQSIFDNITEYIKPPDLLVYLKASVPTLVSNIQRRGREYEIGIRLDYLSKLNEKYDKWIKNYKLGKLLILDKDNLDFANNTEDMATIVQLIEREINGLF
- a CDS encoding lysophospholipid acyltransferase family protein, with translation MKMILKKVHIYLYVLSVALSYFIFWPFFYYCSRKPERYRSMNRLRRFWGLISSAAVGFFYRFEFEEPVDWSKTYIVCANHTSNLDIAAMCVLVNNNCSFMGKQELEDGLVTGLFFRSVDIPVNRDSKMSSFRAFKKAAEKLQNGITMIIFPEGKIADDYPPQLQEFKNGPFRLAIELKIPIIAVTSPNTWQMLWDTGLQYGSKPGICDFYVHKPIDTTTLTVDDADMLRDRVYDMMKQKLNGQQQLVMV
- a CDS encoding lysophospholipid acyltransferase family protein, giving the protein MKLALKRIHTYFYQYSVGFFFILFWPVLFLLSKRPKLFRYINKLRQIIAFISSASSGIFYRATFEEPIDWSRTYVICPNHTSNLDVSAISVHLRNNHCFMGKEELRRHFVLKFFFNTIDITVNRESKMSSFRAFKQASEKLKNGVSVVIFPEGTIPDNYPPALHAFKNGPFRLAIEMKVPIIPVTSLDTWKVLWDTGKEFGSRPGICDIFVHKPIETAHLTLDDADALRDEVHAIIKQKLLQA